The stretch of DNA CGCCCTCACTGGCACTGGAAGCCACCTCCTGGGCTGTTGCGCTCATCTCATTCATGGCGGTGGCCACCTGCTCGACTTCAGCGTGTTGAGAGGCCATGGCGTCGCTTTGCTGGCGACTCTGGGTACTGATCTGGTTAGAGGCCGAGGAGAGCTGCTCTGTCACATCCGTAACTTGGCAGATGATGTCATGTATCTTGTCGGCAAAGCGGTTGAAGGCACCGGCCAATTTGTCCATCTCGGTGTTGCCATCCACTGTGAGGCGGCGGGTAAGGTCGCCATCCCCCTCGGCGATATCCTCCATCACGGCGACCGAGGCGGTAATCTTTGATACGGTCTGACGAACCATAATCAAGCTGATGGCAATGACAGCAATGGCTGTCAGTAGGGCAGCACCAAACAGCCAGCCCAACGTGGTCTTCAAACTGGCGGCAAAGTTGGCTCGTTGTCGAGCAACCAGTTCATCGACATCGCCGATGTAAAATCCGGTACCCAGCATCCATTTCCACTTATCAAGGCCAATCGCATAGCTCAGCTTAGGCTCGGTCTCTTCGCTGCCGGGCTTGGGCCACAAATAGGTGTAGAAATCCCCACCGCGCTTAGCGATGGCGATCAGGTCCTTAATCACATATTGACCGTTGGCATCCTTGAGGTTGGAGAGGTCTTTACCCTCGAGCGCCGGATTGGGCCCCATGGCCACGTTGATAGCGTCATAGTTGTAACCAAACACATAACCCGACTGGTCTTCATCAAAGCGCAAGCGCCGAATCACTTCCTTGGCACCCTCCTGGTCATCCGCATCATAGTAAGGCTTGATCGCGGTAAGGGTCATATCAATATAGTTTTTGAGCTCAGCCTGCTTGCTGGCCATGATCTCGGAGCGAAAACTTTGCACCTCCTGATCTTCCAGCAACTGCAAACGCCAACCGGTGACCATCATTACAATCAGCGTGATCAGCAGCAACGGCACGGTGGTTAACAGTAGTATTCTCGCTTTGATGCTCATTATTGTTCCTCGATCCCCTTTGGATAGCTGTGACACGGCTGTCTGGGGGTTAACGGCTAAATTAGTAATTTCTTGATACTATAGAACACTTACGTCGAGCGCGGCGGAAACAAAGTCAACTACCCCATACCAACAGCAAAAAGCATTACACCGAGGCCCTTTGAGTGGTAACTAGCAACACATCCACCCCCCACCAAGACTACCTTCACAGCTACCGTTTCCAGTGGCGCTTCCTACTGCCTAATTATTGGGGGGTTTGGCTGCTGTTCACGCTCCTGTTTATTATCGGACGACTACCGCTGCCCGCCTTGATCGGGTTGGGCAAGCTGATCGGGCGGCTGTTCTACCGTATCGGGGGCAGCCGCCTGCGCATCACCCAAACCAACATCAGGCTATGTTTCCCAGAGCTCACAGCAGAAGAGCAAGAGCAACTTATACGTAAAAACTATGAAGCGCTGGGCTTTGCACTGCTCGAGCCGGGGCTTATCTGGTGGTGTAGCCTGGGCCGTCTCAAGCGCATAAGCCGTGTCAGCGGCTATGAAGAGCATATCAAGCCGCTTCTTGCCCGCGGGAAGGGTGTCATCCTGTTCGGCGTGCACAT from Aestuariirhabdus litorea encodes:
- a CDS encoding methyl-accepting chemotaxis protein — protein: MSIKARILLLTTVPLLLITLIVMMVTGWRLQLLEDQEVQSFRSEIMASKQAELKNYIDMTLTAIKPYYDADDQEGAKEVIRRLRFDEDQSGYVFGYNYDAINVAMGPNPALEGKDLSNLKDANGQYVIKDLIAIAKRGGDFYTYLWPKPGSEETEPKLSYAIGLDKWKWMLGTGFYIGDVDELVARQRANFAASLKTTLGWLFGAALLTAIAVIAISLIMVRQTVSKITASVAVMEDIAEGDGDLTRRLTVDGNTEMDKLAGAFNRFADKIHDIICQVTDVTEQLSSASNQISTQSRQQSDAMASQHAEVEQVATAMNEMSATAQEVASSASEGAGAANQAHQESVAGQKVLNATISSIRSLDERLDEAAGVIKTLETETENIGSVLGVIGGIAEQTNLLALNAAIEAARAGEQGRGFAVVADEVRTLASRTQDSTAEIQEMINRLQQEAARAVTVMTASREQSNRSVEQATQAGDSLQSIVDSINTINDMTTQIASAAEEQTAVADEINGNVTRISDISSQTTTGLKETASGAGTIHSLGSTLQSLVGQFKVQR